GGCGTCCGTATTCGCCGGCGTTGATGACGGTGACGGCGCAGGACGCCAGGTCCACCAGATAGGAGGGGCCGCCGATTTCGGCCAGACTCTCGTCTTGTTCAAAGTAGGGCTTGAGGGTCACCGGGTCGGCGATCAGTCCCTTCTCGATGAGTCGCGAGCAGGCGTCGTAGATGCGTCCGTGCTGGGGATGGGCGAAGTGTGCGGGGGTAAGAAATTCCGAGACTCTCTCGAAGGCTTTGTTGTTGACGAAGATAGCGCCCAGCAACGCCTTTTCCGCCTCGATGTTATGAGGCGCGGCGCGGAAGGCCGGGGCTTGGGGCGAAGGCCTGGAGGACTCGCCGGAGGGGTAATTAATGATTGTTGTCGCCATCGGGCGAAACTAGGCAAAAGCATTCGGCAAAAGAAGGCCGTCGCCTGTGGACCTAATAATTGAGTGGGGACAGTTTCGTTACATTCCGATCAGAATGTGGGATGCGGGGATAAAAAAACGGCGCACCCTGAAGTGCGCCGTAATTGTTGAAAGCGGAGGGAAAAGCTACTCGCCCTTTTCTTCTTCGCCGGCCTCTTCAGAAGCGGTGATTTTTGCCGCCGGTTTTTCTTTTTCGGCGAGTCTCTCGATTTCAGCGTCAGGGCGCTCGAACAGTTGTTCAGCCTGGGCCTCGAAGGCGTTTTCGTCGGCGGCTCGGCTTTCTTCCTCATGACTGACGACGGCCTTGCCGGTCTTGGCCTGGATTTCGGCTTCGTCCGCCGAGCGGGCGACGTTGACGTTGAGGTTGATTGTCACCTCGGGGTGCAGGTCGACGCGCACCTTGTGGATGCCCAGCGTCTTGATCGGGCGCACCAGATTGACCTGCTGACGATTGATGATGAATCCGGCCCTGGCCGCTTCATTGGCGATGTCCCGCGCATTGACTGATCCGTAGAGATGCCCGGTCTCGCCGGCCTGACGGACCAGCACCAGCGTAACCCCGTCCAGCTTTTTACCGACCTTTTGCGCATCTTTGCGACGCTCCAGATTAGCGGCTTCAAGCTCCACCCGTTGCAGTTCAAAGTGGCGACTGTTTTCCTTGGTGGCGCGCAGGGCTTTTTTCTGCGGCAGAAGGAA
This genomic interval from Rhodospirillales bacterium RIFCSPLOWO2_02_FULL_58_16 contains the following:
- a CDS encoding 50S ribosomal protein L9, which codes for MEVILLERIERLGQMGDVVNVKPGYARNFLLPQKKALRATKENSRHFELQRVELEAANLERRKDAQKVGKKLDGVTLVLVRQAGETGHLYGSVNARDIANEAARAGFIINRQQVNLVRPIKTLGIHKVRVDLHPEVTINLNVNVARSADEAEIQAKTGKAVVSHEEESRAADENAFEAQAEQLFERPDAEIERLAEKEKPAAKITASEEAGEEEKGE